In Dioscorea cayenensis subsp. rotundata cultivar TDr96_F1 unplaced genomic scaffold, TDr96_F1_v2_PseudoChromosome.rev07_lg8_w22 25.fasta BLBR01001796.1, whole genome shotgun sequence, the following are encoded in one genomic region:
- the LOC120257007 gene encoding aspartyl protease family protein At5g10770-like — MVTKIPAYQGSSFSTLNYVVTIGFGTPKHDLTVSFDTGSDVTWIQCQPCAGYCYHQQEPIFDPTKSSTYSNVSCSAPACSQLQVSGCSDTTCLYGVLYGDNSTIIGFYAKDTLTLSSSDILPGFFFGCGENNKGLFGETAGILGLGRGLTSLISQSKTKYNGVFSYCLPSTTSSAGYLTLSGKAPVNLKYTPMLTDSSMPSFYFLDLQSISVAGTKLSISPTVFSNAGTIIDSGTVISRLPPAAYSSLRQAFRQKMAKYPAAPGIGIFDTCYNLSSYETVEIPTVALEFSLQMIVDLDFFCNSVRCEFVSSLLGSHGNGDASDKGIIGNVQRT, encoded by the coding sequence ATGGTAACAAAAATCCCGGCTTACCAAGGCTCCTCTTTCTCAACTCTAAACTACGTTGTGACCATTGGTTTTGGAACTCCAAAACATGACTTAACCGTCTCATTTGACACCGGAAGTGATGTCACCTGGATCCAGTGCCAACCTTGTGCCGGCTATTGTTACCACCAACAAGAGCCGATCTTCGACCCAACTAAATCTTCGACTTACTCTAATGTCTCTTGCTCCGCACCAGCTTGCTCACAGCTACAAGTATCCGGgtgctctgataccacttgtctTTATGGTGTTCTTTACGGCGACAATTCTACTATTATAGGTTTTTATGCCAAAGACACTCTCACTCTTTCCTCCTCCGACATTCTCCCCGGCTTCTTCTTTGGTTGCGGAGAGAATAACAAAGGCCTCTTCGGAGAAACCGCCGGTATCCTCGGTCTCGGGCGAGGCCTGACGTCTTTAATCTCTCAATCCAAAACCAAATATAATGGTGTTTTCTCCTATTGCCTCCCTTCCACCACCTCCTCCGCCGGCTACCTCACCTTAAGCGGTAAAGCTCCGGTGAATCTCAAGTATACTCCAATGCTCACTGATTCATCAATGCCTAGCTTCTACTTCCTTGATCTTCAATCCATCAGTGTGGCCGGAACAAAGCTCTCTATTTCTCCGACTGTGTTCTCCAATGCCGGAACTATAATAGACTCTGGCACGGTCATTAGCCGGTTGCCACCTGCAGCATACTCTTCTCTCCGGCAAGCATTCCGGCAAAAGATGGCAAAGTATCCTGCGGCACCGGGGATTGGAATTTTTGACACATGCTATAACTTATCAAGCTATGAGACGGTGGAGATTCCGACGGTGGCATTGGAGTTCAGCCTGCAGATGATCGTggatttggatttcttttgcAATAGTGTACGTTGTGAGTTTGTCTCAAGTTTGCTTGGGTCTCACGGAAATGGTGACGCCAGCGACAAAGGGATCATTGGGAATGTTCAAAGAACGTAA